Genomic window (Athene noctua chromosome 20, bAthNoc1.hap1.1, whole genome shotgun sequence):
GCTAAACACCTCcagggctccagcacagcctccTTCAAGTGCCAGTGAGCCAGTCTTAATACTAGagccatgggattttttttcaaataagaaaacagaCAGGAATAGCTTCCCCCGATTGTCTGCCCCACCCGTCCTTCTTTATCCTGTACTAAAAATGAAGAAGGGCAAaagtgttttgccttttttcaggTTAGTCACTCACACTTTGTGACAGGTTTGGAATGGTTTGGGTGAGTGCTCCCCATGTCCAGCACATGCACAAACCTTGCTTTACACTGCGCTCAAAGGGAAGCCAAACCAGTCTCTGTGTTTCCCTCTGGCTTCTGATCTGCTTCACGGTCTAGTTCAAGGACTTGCATGAAGCTTTGGCTTGGCACTACAGAGAAACATTCAGGTTGAACATGAAACTTCACTTGGAATGGTGACAAATAGAATTACAAGCACGAGATATGGGGCCACCAGTTCCCAATGGGGCCATACAAAGGATCGTCCCAACAGTCAATTTTCTGGTGGTTTATCTAACCCGCTCTGAAGGAAACCAAACAATGTGGCTTCTGCCACTTCCCTTTCAGAGGGCCTTTGTCAGCCAGATAACTCCTGCAATGAGGAAACATTTTCTTGCTGTGTAGCCCCATTTCCAAACACGTTTCATGTTAACTCACTCCTGCAGTGTCTCCTGGGGGTGGCGATACCAAGGAATTAAGGGCATACTGCCAGAGAGGCCAAAATGCTGCAGGTTCTTTTGAAGTCAGCAAGTGATGGGCTGTAAATACAACTGTCGACATCCTGCTGGTACAACAGCTTTGTGGGAACACTTGCTAATGTGCCTTTCTcaatgcatctttttttcccccccttctgcTTATAGCTGTCCTGATGTCCCTGTAAATTCATCCTGGAACTTCATTTGAGGAGAGGATCTACTGAATCAAAAgcttccttctgctcttccccttcccataACTTCCTTCAAGATGGCATCCGATAGCCCCGAGTCACTAATGACCTTGTGCACAGATTACTGCCTTCGCAACTTGGAGGGGACTCTCTGCTATCTACTGGACAATGAAACTCTCCGGCTCCATCCTGACATCTTCTTGCCAAGCGAGATTTGTGACAAACTTGTCAATGAGTACGTTTCAGGCTGTTGTCTGGTTTGGGAAGGAACCAGGAGCTCAGGGAAGGGGGAATATAGTTCTCTAAAAAGAGTGgtagaaaagggaagaaaaaaaaaatggggaagaaTTCACagggctgttttcttttttttccagttgatcCTCATACTGGAAACAAGGATTTGCATTAACTTCAGAAGGAAGCATCCCCAGGGGTTATTGTACTGCACTATATATCATTCTAGTTTCTGTGGAAATCACCATTTCCACATAGGTAAACCCAGAGTGAGAGAGTCCCTGCTTCTTCCAAGAACATCAGTAAGCAACAAAGGAGCTTTCCCATTTCCTGCCACTGAAGTATTACAACTCTCTCTCAAACCagaaaaatgagagtgaaaaGTGCTAACAGATGTTAAATTTTAAGGCGGCTGCTGCTCCCATAGTTTTACAAAGCAACCTGTTTCCAGGGATTTCTATAATTTGGCTATCACAGTCTCTCTTGGCTGAATTCCTGCCCACAAAGCCTGGCAGAGAACTTTGGCCAGCTACttttctgaaagatgaaaaaaaacaaaattactaGTTTTAAACagctaggagaaaaaaaacaatcctGGAGTCTGTGCCTGCCAGAATCCAGTTTGCTCACACACACATGACCTTGCACAAATCTTTGCCTGAGATTTTCCTCAGGAGCGTTAGTTCTGTGAGAGAAGAGGTAATAGGCCAGTTCCCATCACCCCAAAGGCTGTTGTGGATGATCAGGAGGGAGCCTGCATGTGCCTGTGTGCTTGGACACGTGTTCTCATAACCAGTGAAGGTGCTAGAGCTGTACCTGAGCCTTTGTGTCGTGCTCTGCTAACACCATTGCCCCAATACAGGTACGTGGAGCTGGTGAAGACGGACAGCAGCTTTGAACCCCACGAAAGCTTCTTCACCCTGTTCTCGGATCCCCGGAGCACCAGGCTAGCGCGGATCCACTTGCGGGAGCAGATTGTGCAGGACCAGGACCTGGAGGCCATCAGGAAGCAGGTGGTATTGCACAgacagcctccagctgccacttTGCATAGCAGCATTGCTGCCTGGGCACCAGCTAGAATCCCAGAGATTCCCAAGACTCCATCCTTCACTGTCCAAATTTTCTTTAGGAGAACCTCAGCTTCTCCCTTCTCGACTCCCAGAGCCACTACAGGGAGCGGGATGGGGACACCGGTCAAGTTCAGCGATGTGGTCTCAGGCTGTCCCAGTGGGAGGTGGTGTAGCAAACAGGGTGGGCACTCTGCCTGTGAAATATTTCTAACTTTGATTTCCCATCTTCCAGGATCTTGTTGAGCTCTACCTGACTAACTGTGAGAAGCTGACAGCCAAGAGTCTGCAAACCTTGGTGAGCTTCAGCCACACGCTTATCTCCCTTAGCCTCTTTGGCTGCTGTAATATCTTTTACGAGGAGGAGAACCCCGGAGGCTGTGAAGATGACTGTTTGGTGAACCCCACTCGCCAGGTCTTGGTCAAAGACTTTACTTTTGAAGGCTTTAGCCGCTTGCGCTTCCTGAACCTGGGCCGCTTGATCGAAGGGGTAAACGTGGAGACGTTGCTTCGGCCTTTGGCCTCCCTCGCAGCTCTCGATCTCTCTGGGATCCAGCTGAATGATGTGGGATTTCTGACCCAGTGGAAGGACAGTCTGGTTTCCTTAGTGCTTTACAACATGGACCTTTCAGAGGAGCACATCCAAGTGATCGCACAGCTTCGCAAGCTCAGGTCAGCAGATCTGTTCTTCCTTGTTTATCCTTTTCCCACTGATAGGGAAAGGTCTTTTAGGAGTGGTCTGCTTGCCTGCTAACAGAGAGCCACCCACTGCTGGTTTCAAGTTCCAAACCTTCCTAAGAGCAGGCTCACTCTTGACTCACTGTATGTATCTGACATGTCTAAAGCCAGCCTGCGTTTTGCTTGCAGAAGGACACCACTTAGCAGAAACTCCCTCttggaaagacagaaaacaacacccccacccccaaaaaccacacacaccaaaaaaagaaaaaaaacaaaaccccaaacaaaaccaaccactcCCCCCGAGCCAAACAAAAAGCTGAGTGCCTGAAAGACAGCCAAAAAATTACTAGAGATGCGTGCATAAACTAACGTAGCAATAATCACACTGTGAAACTCAGTCCTCCAAACCACTTGTCAAACAGGAATGTCCAAAGTTTAAGCCTGGCTCTGAGGTAAAACTAGGAAAAACTCAGAGCTCAGGCTGTCGACTCGCCGTGCTCTGTGGAAGCACCCTGTGCACGGATGGTGCAGCCAAGGCAACAAACAGTGTCAATAAATAGGCCCTCCCGACCTAACAGTGTTGACAGTGAAATGACTTCCTGAAACACAGTTGAGACAATTGCTATTCAAACTGCACAGTGGTATCAGGAAAGGGATCCAGGACTTTCCAAGCCAAAGAGAAGGGCTGTACTAGTCCCACAAAGGATGCTTTGCTATGGCTTTAGTATCATCTCTACTGACTGCAGACACTAGGGGGTACCACGTTAACGTACGACCTGGAGTCTCGGGGAACATCTTGGATAACATTTTCTAAATCCAACTACTTTTAACTCCCAGTGACTTGCAATGAAACTTGGTCTACAACAGGTAGAAGACACTTTGAGTGGGATGTTGGCTGCCGTCTTGGGCAGTTTAGAGAAGTCTCTCTCAAGGGTCTTGGCAGGCAAGAGCAGCCCCTGTCCTGTGAGGGATCCCACCTGCCCATGGCGATGGGTCAGTTTGTCCCACCACTCCCTTAACACCAGGGTTTCCCCAAAGCTTAAGCATTTAATTACCTGAATGAAATTAGGGCGGTGTAGTAGCctggggtagaaaaaaaaaacaagattgGGGAAGCAGACAAAAATCTCATGTAGCTTAATTTGTGGGATGAGGCAGCATACATTTCTGGGGATGCAAAGGTCCTCCGATGCGTCTTAATCACCAGGCAGAAATGCTCAGGTGGCTGCTGTGATGGAGCTTGGGAAAGACCGTTCCTGAGCCTGGAGCAACTCCCTTTGTGATGTGTGGCCAAGTGATTCATTCACTGTGCTCTGTTCTAAGCAGACCTCTACCAGATACCTGTGTGCTTCAGTTACAcacagggccagatcctgctgccAGATCCTACAGAACCACATTCCTGTATCTTGTGAaggaaataatacaaaaataaatacaaattaataatCACACTTGGCTTCTCATCTTCCTCTGGGATTGAGGCAGAAGCCACAGCTAATGTTTTCCAGGCTCTGAGACACTCTCTGTCATTTGCAGGCACTTGGATATCTCCCGAGACCATCTGTCCAGTTATTACAAATTCAAGCTGACCCGGCGGGTTCTAAACCTGTTTGTGGAAAACTTGGTAAACCTCACTTCGCTCGATATCTCAGGGCACACCATGCTGGAGAACTGCACTATCCCAAGCATGGAGGAGAAGATGGGCCAGACAAGGTAAGGAAAAGGCAGTTACTGCGGTCTGCTTGGATGGATTCATCTTTGGCTGTATTAAGAACAGTTCCCTCTAAGTTTCTAAATTCTATAAGTCTAATTAATACTGAAAAGGATACAACTGTTGCTAATTTCTCCTGATGGTAAAGACTGGTGTGGGAATTAGCTGAGGTATGTGACGCATGTAAGGACTTTTGAGAGTAATAAAGAATTCATCCTATCTGCCTGCCATAcaaatctgaagaaatatttcGGTTCTTTTCCACACACATTCTTACAGGGATCTCTTGCAgtggtttatattttttctgaaaggacTCCAAAGCCTTTTACACATTTTCTGCATGGAACATTCTTACCCTCACTGAAATCCAGGCTTTTCTGAGACAGAACATTGCTACACTGAGTCAATACATCAGTGTTCATAGAAGGGCTGAGTGTTTTAGGAACTTAGAATCTAAAGACATATTTTCAGATTTGACCTGGGTACTGGGCAGATCAACCTTTGAAAATCCTGGTGCACCTCAGAGGGGCATACCTAGGGGTCTGGTTTTCTAGATCAGCCCAGAATTCTCCCCTCCTATTCCCTGAGCACTTACTGAACAAAAGCAAACAAGTGGGACAGTACTGGCTCCTTTTCTCCAGAGCTGGTGAAAAAATACTGGCTCTTGGTCAGTAAGGAACGTGACAGCAAAGCTAGTGTTTTTGCATGATCAGAAGCAGACTCGTGTGTCTGTCAGATGACATGCAGTCCAGTTTGGAAATACTTTGGTTCAGTGAAATCCACAGCCCTTTTCTAGGAGGAAATTCACCCCAGCTAGCGAATTTCCAGGACAAATTCTGCCTGAGAAAGCTGCATTCTGTCTGCGTGAATTCTTACTGCTCTTTCTGTTCAGCACATTTAGCCCTTCACTCAGGATCACCCCGGATGGATGTTTAGCGTTACGTTTAGGAGAAGCAGGCTAACGTACAACTGAAGCGTGGCTATTACCACTCTAGTTACGAAGCAGCATGGTCAGAGTGAATGGAGAGCTGATAGCTCTCTCTGTGGCAGGGGACACCTGAAGAAACACAGTACCAACATGAGAAATCTCTCTTTTTCCTCAGCATTGAGCCAGCAAAGAGCAGCATTGCTCCCTTCCGGGGTCTGAAACGACCGCTCCAGTTCTTGGGCCTTTTTGAAACATCTCTCTGCCGTCTGACACATATTCCAGCCTACAAGGTAACGAGGTCACGAGAATATTGGCAGTAGGTACTTGGTAGAAGTTAAAAGAACGTGAAAATTACTGGCTGCCAGCAGAGTGGAGTTCTTAGGGTGTGACAACTGAGCTCTGAGCTTTCAATAGCTACTTGATAATGCAGGAAAACTATCAGATGGCAGGACCTGTAACCCACATGGTTTTTACAAGGGTTAAAAAACATGCCTCAGAGAAGGTTCTGGAAAAAACTATCTTGGCTGAAGGACCATGATGCCTGTGgctacaagaaaaggatttaaggaaagaaaaggaatctTACTTGTGAATGACATCTTCCTGCCTCAAAGGTGCCATTTCTTGTCCCTCCGGGCTGAGAGGTGATTCAACCTCTTTGCTGTCATCCTGGGCCTAATCCTACCAGCAGGGCAGAGGGAAATTGTACCCTTTGACTTTCCAGATGTACCCTCAGCATTCCCTTCTCACAGtggttttcctctttcatcaTTTCCTCCCTGACTCTTTTTGTTCCTCCACGCCAGGTGAGTGGAGACAAGAACGAAGAGCAAGTCCTGAATGCCATCGAGGCTTACACTGAGCACCGGCCAGAAATCACTTCCCGGGCCATCAACCTCCTCTTTGACATTGCCCGTATCGAACGCTGCAGCCAGCTGCTGCGAGCCCTTCAGGTAAGCCCCAGGTTTAGCATTTACCTCACCATGAGAAGGGGAATTGTGCAGTCCCAGTGTTGCTTCACCCTGGGACGCCACATCAGGCCATTCTAGAGGAAGTTCCAGTAGCGCAGTggatctgggtaccttcctttcATAAGCACGTTCCTGCAATGCCTGGGCCACACGTTCCTTGCAGGCTTGTAACAGTCACTCCAAGACCTCAGTCAGTGGCACTGAAGCTTCATGTTGCTCCTCTGCAGCTGGTGATCACAGCCCTCAAGTGCCACAAGGATGACAAAAACATCCAGGTGACCGGCAGCGCGGCGCTCTTCTACTTGACCAACTCCGAGTACCGCATGGAGCAGAGCGTGAAGCTGCGGCGCCAGGTCATCCAGGTGGTGCTCAACGGCATGGAGGCCTACCAGGAAGTCACAGTAAGAGCTGCTCGGCCTCCTTCAGCTCCCCCTCTCCCTGTATTAAGTTTTTAGCCTGGTGTTAGCATCTGGGTCTTCTAAACCTCTAGGACATGAGCCAAGGCAGACACCAGAGAAGCTGTTGCTCAGATCTGCTCCTTGCAGTGATGGGGATTagcacagaatcatctgggttggaaaagcccttgaagctcctccagtccaaccatgaacctcaccctgaccgttcccaagcccaccagatccctcagcgctggctcagcccgactcttcagcccctccagggatggagactcccccctgccctgggcagcccattccaacgcccaacagccccttctgcacagaaatccttcctcagagccagcctgaccctgccctgggcagcttgaggccattccctcttgtcctggtgtttgttttttggttcaagactcatcccccctctctgcaccctcctgtcagggagttgcagagggccaggaggtctcccctcagcctcctcttctctagattAAACAGTAATCCACGTGATGTTTCCCAGAACAAGGGGAAGAAAGTGATGATATCAAGGCACCTTTTTATCTGATGGTAGTGGTCAGAGGGTGTATACAACACACAGCACTGACTGTGGAGTAAGAAGGGTGTGGGCACTGGGGGTGTTGAGTCAATGGGAAGAAACATCCCAGTTCACTGTACTGGAAGGGAGCTGACATTATGGTGCCACTGGGTTGCAGAATGGTGACTGCTGTGTAGAAAGATTTCAGGCAGCAAGGAACTGGCTTGGAAAGTGATGGGCCTTGGGAGATTGTGTCTCCCTGTGatggggagagagaagagggtGCTGACCGAGCCTGGCTAAAGCACAGTGCTAGATAGGAGGGATACAGAAATATTAGTGCTCACAATCAAGCAAGAAGATGGTTTCAGTACCAAGGGTCTATGCTTTTGTAGCCACTTGGCTCAGTGTTTGCTTCCTTCTGACCCAGGTACAGCGAAACTGCTGCCTGACCCTGTGTAACTTCAGCATTCCTGAGGAGCTGGAGTTCCAGTACCGCCGAGTCAACGAGCTGCTGCTGAACATCCTCAACCAGAGCCGGCAGGATGAGTCCATCCAGCGCATCGCTGTGCACCTCTGTAACGCTCTGGTCTGCCAGGTGGACAACGATCACAAAGAAGCTGTGGGCAAGATGGGGTTTGTCATGGTTGGTATGGTCCCAAGGTGTCTACTTATCCTTAACCCAGGCTAGCACAGTTCCCTTGCAGGAGTGCACCAGACAGTGATCCAACCTCGCAGCGTCACAGGAGGGAATTAGTGTCCTAACCAGGCTGTCCTTTCCCAGGGCCCATCCCTCCATGTGACGCCTCCTACTGACTTACCAGCACTGGAGGCCATGAGCTTAGAGGTACAACTGGTACCAGCTTGTGACTGGCTCCTTCTGCATCTCCCCGAGTTCGCATCAGCTTCCCAGCTCATGTCAACCCCTCTCCCTCACCTTTTCAAAGAGCTGCAGAGGCCGCTGCTTTGGTGCGATGTACCATGTTCCAGACTCGCTCCTACAGAGCAAAACTACTTGACTGCAAACTCAACAGCTCAGGGAACTGTGACATGCTTCAGCTCTGTCAATACGTGCAACATTGAGCATAACCCAGTCCCACTGGTTTAGAGAAAGAGATAACAAGTAGGTTCTCTGCGGAGGATCAGAGCTGCATACGCCTGCATTGGCCATAGCCAGCCCTGCAGTACTACAGCAGTTAGTTTTGGCACTGTGATTCTTGAACCATTTTTCattcttccccttcctctgcccacAGACAATGCTAAAGTTGATTCAGAAGAAGTTGGCTGATAAAACGGTGAGTGTTTCCCCCCGAAAATACATACATAGAGTATCTTCTCTTCAGTCTGACTTAGGCATGGAGATCAGTCTAGAGTGCCAGCTCAGCTTCTCTAACAAATACAAGACATCTCAGCTGATGCGGCAAAATTTCCTGTCCCAGGGTGAGGGCTAGGGAAATGTGATGGGGAggcaaaaaatattaaacaaaaaacccacttgcTGACAAACTGAAAGTGAATAACAAAGTTTTCTTACCTCTGGAGCCATGTAGGGTGAtagcagagagaaaacacaagTGGTTGGTTTGCACTGGGCTCCCACGTTAGCAAAACTGTTTCTGTCCCTTTGTCTGTGGCTCTGCAGTGTGACCAGGTGATGGAGTTCTCCTGGAGTGCTCTCTGGAACATCACTGATGAGACCCCTGATAACTGCGAGATGTTCCTTAACTACAGCGGCATGAAACTGTTCTTGGAGTGCTTGAAAGTAAGTATGTCTGGTCTCCTCTAGAGGATGCAGGTGCCCAGGCAGGATCCCTGGCTGTGCTAATCCATAAGCAGCACTTCCTATGtcacacaaacagaaaagaaaaagcttgcatgttttcttctttgtcaCATCCATCCATGCAACAAGCAGAACAAAGAAACTTGGACCCAAcacatcttcctctttccccatcCTGTATGCAATCCTCCCTAAGTAGAACAGCAGTGAATAGTGGGTCCTGGCCTTAATTCTCTCCCATCACATGTGTCTAACACTAGAGATCCCAGTTGGGATCTACCAAAAGTATTCAGCCTTTCTAAATGTGCTGTATATTCCCCAGTGTTGCTTGTTGTCAGCATCACCACAGCCCTGTGATTGTGTAATCCtgttgtttgcttgcttaggagTTCCCAGAGAAACAGGAGCTGCATCGCAACATGCTGGGCCTCCTGGGCAATGTCGCAGAGGTGAAGGAGCTCCGCCCACAGCTCATGACCTCCCAGTTCATCAGTGTGTTCAGGTgagtgcctggggcagggggagtgCTCTGGTGCTTCTGAATCACCTGGAGACTTTTAAACCTTTGGTGCGTGGGCACCTCTAAATGATCTCTTCTCCCTCGGCAGCAACCTGCTGGAGAGCAAAGCAGATGGGATTGAGGTATCCTATAACGCCTGCGGTGTGCTCTCCCACATCATGTTTGATGGTCCGGAGGCTTGGGGTATATGTGAGCCCCACCGAGAGGAAGTTGTAAAGAGGATGTGGGCAGCCATCCAGAGCTGGGATATCAACTCCAGGAGGAATATCAATTACAGGTGAGGAACAGGAAAGTTTGTCCCACTCACCTAGGAGTCAGGATTATCACAGGAAGCGAGCACcagcagagagaagggaagaggtaCAGCTCAGCATGGAGGCTCTGTTCAGAGTAAAGGAGAAACATCCTCCTTTAGGACGTATTCTTTAGTGATGGTTTTACATCTTCCTTTGAAACATGTTACACAGGCTGCTGAAATGAGACACCTTGCCTGGCAATCCCTATGGGAGAAGTGTGGGGGCTCAACAGAATTTCTCCTGCATGTTTCTGGTGAAATGGTGTAGTTCAGGAGACCCGCGGTCTGACTATGCTGGCCTGCCTAAGCATTTTCCTCTGAGACTGCTGTCCTTTGCACTTCCTTAAATCCGATTGCTTCTGGGAGTCACGTGGATTGCCGtaacttttgcttttctctgggGGATATTTCAACACAGTTCCCAGAAATCCCTTCAAGGGTTAATACAACTGGTGGAATCCTCCTGTAAGAGGGTATCAGGTACAGTGTATTCCCTTAGTGCCTGACAGGCATCCAGAACGAATGGCATTCCAGTGCCTGAGCTACAGTACAGACACATCGTTGTTGTCAGAAGAATCACAGCCACCACTGCACGT
Coding sequences:
- the ZER1 gene encoding protein zer-1 homolog is translated as MASDSPESLMTLCTDYCLRNLEGTLCYLLDNETLRLHPDIFLPSEICDKLVNEYVELVKTDSSFEPHESFFTLFSDPRSTRLARIHLREQIVQDQDLEAIRKQDLVELYLTNCEKLTAKSLQTLVSFSHTLISLSLFGCCNIFYEEENPGGCEDDCLVNPTRQVLVKDFTFEGFSRLRFLNLGRLIEGVNVETLLRPLASLAALDLSGIQLNDVGFLTQWKDSLVSLVLYNMDLSEEHIQVIAQLRKLRHLDISRDHLSSYYKFKLTRRVLNLFVENLVNLTSLDISGHTMLENCTIPSMEEKMGQTSIEPAKSSIAPFRGLKRPLQFLGLFETSLCRLTHIPAYKVSGDKNEEQVLNAIEAYTEHRPEITSRAINLLFDIARIERCSQLLRALQLVITALKCHKDDKNIQVTGSAALFYLTNSEYRMEQSVKLRRQVIQVVLNGMEAYQEVTVQRNCCLTLCNFSIPEELEFQYRRVNELLLNILNQSRQDESIQRIAVHLCNALVCQVDNDHKEAVGKMGFVMTMLKLIQKKLADKTCDQVMEFSWSALWNITDETPDNCEMFLNYSGMKLFLECLKEFPEKQELHRNMLGLLGNVAEVKELRPQLMTSQFISVFSNLLESKADGIEVSYNACGVLSHIMFDGPEAWGICEPHREEVVKRMWAAIQSWDINSRRNINYRSFEPILRLLPQGISPVSQHWATWALYNLVSVYPDKYCPLLIKEGGIPLLKDMIKMASARQETKEMARKVIEHCSNFKEENMDTSR